A DNA window from Bradyrhizobium barranii subsp. barranii contains the following coding sequences:
- a CDS encoding sodium-translocating pyrophosphatase: protein MTALWLIVLCGVLSIVYAIWATSSVLSADAGSPRMQEIAGAVAEGAQAYLRRQYTTIGIVGVVIFVLLVYFLGLYVGIGFLIGAVLSGAAGFIGMNVSVRANVRTAQAATTSLAGGLELAFKAGAITGMLVAGLALLGVTLYFGFLVHSLKLAPDSRLVVDALVALGFGASLISIFARLGGGIFTKGADVGGDLVGKVEAGIPEDDPRNPATIADNVGDNVGDCAGMAADLFETYAVTAVATMVLAAIFFAKTPILMNMMTLPLAIGGICIITSIIGTFFVKLGPSQSIMGALYKGLIATGILSLIGIAGVIYYLIGFGKLDGVDYTGMSLFQCGIVGLVVTALIIWITEYYTGTDYRPVKSIAQASVTGHGTNVIQGLAVSMEATALPAIVIIAGILVTYSLAGLFGIAIATATMLALAGMVVALDAFGPVTDNAGGIAEMAGLPKEVRKSTDALDAVGNTTKAVTKGYAIGSAGLGALVLFAAYNQDLKFFVADSAHHPYFAGVNPDFSLNNPYVVVGLLFGGLLPYLFGAMGMTAVGRAASAIVEEVRRQFREKPGIMQGTDKPDYGKAVDLLTKAAIKEMIIPSLLPVLSPIFVYFVIYAIAGGGPAGKSAAFSAVGAMLLGVIVTGLFVAISMTSGGGAWDNAKKYIEDGHFGGKGSDAHKSAVTGDTVGDPYKDTAGPAVNPMIKITNIVALLLLAILAH, encoded by the coding sequence ATGACAGCATTATGGTTGATAGTGCTCTGCGGAGTGCTTTCCATCGTCTACGCGATCTGGGCGACGTCTTCGGTGTTGAGTGCGGATGCGGGGTCACCGCGCATGCAGGAAATTGCAGGCGCAGTCGCTGAAGGCGCACAGGCGTATCTGCGGCGCCAGTATACGACGATCGGTATTGTCGGCGTCGTCATCTTCGTCCTGCTTGTCTATTTCCTTGGTCTCTACGTCGGCATCGGCTTCTTGATCGGCGCCGTCCTGTCGGGGGCGGCCGGCTTCATCGGCATGAACGTCTCGGTTCGCGCCAATGTGCGCACCGCCCAGGCAGCGACCACGTCGCTTGCCGGCGGCCTCGAGCTCGCCTTCAAGGCAGGCGCCATCACGGGCATGCTGGTGGCGGGTCTCGCGCTACTCGGCGTGACCCTCTATTTCGGCTTCCTGGTGCACTCACTGAAACTGGCGCCTGATAGCCGTCTCGTGGTCGACGCCCTGGTGGCGCTCGGCTTCGGTGCCTCGCTGATCTCGATCTTCGCCCGTCTCGGCGGCGGCATCTTCACCAAGGGTGCGGACGTCGGCGGCGACCTCGTCGGCAAGGTCGAGGCCGGCATCCCCGAGGACGATCCGCGCAACCCGGCCACCATTGCCGACAACGTCGGTGACAACGTGGGCGACTGCGCCGGCATGGCTGCCGACCTGTTCGAGACCTATGCGGTGACTGCGGTCGCCACCATGGTGCTCGCGGCGATCTTCTTCGCCAAGACGCCGATCCTCATGAACATGATGACGCTGCCGCTCGCCATCGGCGGCATCTGCATCATCACCTCGATCATCGGCACCTTCTTCGTGAAGCTCGGGCCGAGCCAGTCGATCATGGGCGCGCTCTACAAGGGCCTGATCGCAACCGGCATCCTGTCGCTGATCGGCATCGCCGGCGTGATCTACTATCTGATCGGCTTCGGCAAGCTCGACGGCGTCGACTACACCGGCATGTCGCTGTTCCAATGCGGCATCGTCGGCCTCGTCGTCACCGCGCTGATCATCTGGATCACCGAATACTACACCGGCACCGACTATCGGCCGGTGAAGTCGATCGCCCAGGCGTCGGTGACCGGTCACGGCACCAACGTGATCCAGGGTCTCGCCGTCTCGATGGAAGCGACCGCGCTGCCCGCGATCGTCATCATCGCCGGCATCCTGGTCACCTACAGCCTGGCGGGCCTGTTCGGCATCGCGATCGCGACGGCCACCATGCTGGCGCTGGCCGGCATGGTCGTCGCCCTCGACGCCTTCGGCCCGGTCACGGACAACGCGGGCGGCATCGCCGAGATGGCGGGCCTGCCGAAGGAGGTGCGCAAGTCGACCGACGCGCTCGATGCGGTCGGCAACACCACCAAGGCGGTGACGAAGGGCTACGCGATCGGTTCCGCCGGTCTCGGTGCCCTCGTGCTGTTCGCGGCCTACAACCAGGACCTCAAGTTCTTCGTTGCGGACTCCGCGCACCATCCGTACTTCGCCGGCGTCAATCCGGACTTCTCGCTCAACAACCCCTACGTGGTTGTCGGCCTGCTGTTCGGCGGCCTCTTGCCGTATCTGTTCGGCGCGATGGGCATGACTGCGGTCGGTCGCGCGGCAAGCGCGATCGTCGAGGAGGTGCGCCGGCAGTTCCGCGAAAAGCCGGGCATCATGCAGGGCACCGACAAGCCGGATTACGGCAAGGCGGTCGACCTGCTGACCAAGGCGGCGATCAAGGAGATGATCATCCCCTCGCTGCTGCCGGTGCTGTCGCCGATCTTCGTCTACTTCGTGATCTATGCGATCGCGGGTGGCGGCCCGGCCGGAAAGTCGGCTGCGTTCTCCGCGGTGGGCGCGATGTTGCTCGGCGTGATCGTGACGGGCCTGTTCGTCGCGATCTCCATGACCTCGGGCGGCGGCGCCTGGGACAACGCCAAGAAGTACATCGAGGACGGTCACTTCGGCGGCAAGGGCAGTGATGCCCACAAGTCGGCCGTCACCGGCGACACCGTCGGCGATCCCTACAAGGATACGGCGGGACCGGCGGTGAACCCGATGATCAAGATCACGAACATCGTGGCCTTGCTGCTGCTGGCGATCCTCGCGCACTGA
- the thiL gene encoding thiamine-phosphate kinase has product MADSQNPSAEDSLIARYFKPLATDPGAFGLVDDAAVLSSSGDDIVVTTDAVVEGVHFLATDPPGTIARKALRVNLSDLAAKGAAPAGFVLTLALRSKEDAWLRPFADALGEDSRAFACPLLGGETVSTPGPQMISITAFGRVPKGRMVGRTGARPGDLILVTGTIGDAALGLDVLTGGAVAGALASEQQAKEMLVSRYRVPQPRNVVAQAVRDHATAAMDVSDGLAGDLAKLCAASGVSATVDVANVPLSAAAAGLIARNAICVETLLAGGDDYEVLCTVPPAQSEALIAAGQAAGVAVTAIGTIVAGRERPRFLDGQGQELALKRLSYSHF; this is encoded by the coding sequence ATGGCAGACTCTCAAAACCCCTCCGCCGAAGACTCCCTCATCGCGCGCTATTTCAAGCCGCTGGCGACTGACCCCGGCGCGTTCGGGCTGGTCGATGATGCCGCGGTCTTGTCCTCGTCCGGCGACGACATCGTCGTCACCACCGACGCCGTCGTCGAAGGCGTGCATTTTCTCGCCACCGATCCGCCCGGCACCATCGCGCGCAAGGCGCTGCGGGTAAACCTGTCGGATCTCGCCGCCAAGGGCGCGGCGCCCGCCGGCTTCGTGCTGACGCTGGCGCTGCGCAGCAAGGAGGATGCCTGGCTCAGGCCGTTCGCCGATGCGCTCGGCGAGGACAGCAGGGCTTTCGCGTGCCCGCTGCTTGGCGGCGAAACGGTGTCGACGCCGGGGCCGCAGATGATCTCGATCACCGCCTTCGGCCGCGTGCCGAAGGGACGGATGGTCGGCCGTACCGGCGCGCGGCCGGGCGACCTCATCCTGGTAACGGGAACGATCGGCGACGCCGCGCTCGGCCTCGACGTGCTCACAGGCGGCGCCGTGGCCGGGGCGCTCGCGTCCGAACAGCAAGCGAAGGAGATGCTGGTCTCACGCTATCGCGTGCCGCAGCCGCGCAATGTGGTGGCGCAGGCCGTGCGCGACCACGCGACGGCCGCGATGGATGTCTCCGACGGGCTCGCCGGCGATCTGGCGAAACTCTGTGCAGCGTCGGGCGTCTCGGCCACGGTTGACGTCGCGAACGTGCCGCTCTCGGCTGCTGCGGCCGGCCTGATCGCGCGCAACGCTATTTGCGTTGAGACGCTGCTCGCCGGGGGCGACGACTACGAGGTGCTGTGCACGGTGCCGCCGGCGCAAAGTGAGGCGCTGATTGCCGCAGGGCAGGCGGCGGGCGTGGCCGTCACGGCGATCGGCACGATCGTCGCGGGCCGCGAACGGCCGCGCTTTTTGGACGGTCAGGGCCAGGAACTGGCCTTGAAGCGCCTGTCCTACAGCCACTTCTGA
- the nusB gene encoding transcription antitermination factor NusB: MADHSKKPPAGTEKKANRRGAARLAAVQALYQMDIAGAGINDIFAEFESHWLGNEVEGDTYLPAEAAFFRDVVSGVVRDQKMLDPLIDEALSKGWPLKRIEAILRAVLRAGAYELQHRKDVPGRVVVSEYVDVANAFVDREETGMVNAVLDQIGRLFRGDEFGRG; this comes from the coding sequence ATGGCCGATCACAGCAAAAAGCCGCCGGCCGGCACCGAGAAGAAAGCGAACCGGCGCGGTGCGGCGCGGCTCGCGGCCGTCCAGGCCCTGTATCAGATGGACATCGCCGGCGCCGGCATCAACGACATCTTTGCGGAGTTCGAGAGCCACTGGCTCGGCAACGAGGTCGAGGGCGATACCTATCTGCCGGCGGAAGCCGCCTTCTTTCGCGACGTGGTCTCCGGCGTCGTGCGCGACCAGAAGATGCTCGATCCCCTGATCGACGAGGCGCTGTCGAAGGGCTGGCCGCTGAAGCGGATCGAGGCCATCCTGCGCGCGGTGCTGCGGGCAGGGGCCTATGAGCTCCAGCATCGCAAGGACGTGCCGGGCCGCGTCGTCGTGTCCGAATATGTCGACGTTGCGAATGCATTCGTCGACCGCGAGGAGACCGGCATGGTCAACGCCGTGCTCGACCAGATCGGCCGCCTGTTCCGCGGCGATGAGTTCGGGCGGGGGTAG
- the ribH gene encoding 6,7-dimethyl-8-ribityllumazine synthase — translation MADARRAPLKDQTDISGARALIVEARFYDDLQDALLDGAVTELKAAGLTHDVITVPGALEIPAAVAIAIDAAAANGKPYDAVIALGCVIRGDTIHFEIVSQESSRALMDLAVSRKLPLGNGILTVNTEAQAWARARASELNKGGDAARAALAMLRIKRRLARA, via the coding sequence ATGGCAGACGCGCGACGCGCACCCCTGAAGGACCAGACCGACATTTCCGGCGCACGCGCGCTGATTGTCGAGGCGCGGTTCTATGACGATCTCCAGGATGCGCTTCTGGACGGCGCGGTGACCGAGCTGAAGGCAGCCGGTCTGACGCATGACGTCATCACGGTTCCCGGCGCGCTGGAAATCCCGGCGGCGGTCGCCATCGCGATCGATGCCGCGGCGGCGAACGGCAAGCCCTATGACGCGGTGATCGCGCTCGGCTGCGTGATCCGCGGCGACACCATCCACTTCGAGATCGTCTCGCAGGAATCCTCGCGCGCGCTGATGGATCTTGCGGTTTCGCGAAAGCTGCCGCTCGGCAACGGCATCCTCACCGTCAACACCGAGGCGCAGGCCTGGGCGCGGGCGCGCGCCAGCGAGCTCAACAAGGGCGGCGATGCCGCGCGCGCCGCGCTTGCGATGCTGCGCATCAAGCGCCGGCTGGCGCGGGCTTGA
- a CDS encoding riboflavin synthase, whose amino-acid sequence MFTGIVTDIGEIVGFTPTAQGQLHRLRIACRYDQTTIADGASIACNGVCLTVVASGVEGGTTWFDVDAAAETLALTTARHWKVGTRLNLERALKIGDELGGHIVAGHADGVATLVSREDLPDMARFELSTTRELARFIATKGSITLDGVSLTVNTVRDVTFSVLIIPHTLTVTTIGGWKAGAEVNIEVDLMARYAARLTEMK is encoded by the coding sequence ATGTTCACTGGCATTGTCACCGATATCGGCGAGATCGTCGGCTTCACGCCAACAGCGCAGGGCCAGTTGCACAGGCTGCGCATCGCTTGCCGCTACGATCAGACCACCATCGCCGACGGCGCCTCGATCGCCTGCAACGGCGTCTGCCTGACGGTGGTTGCTTCCGGCGTCGAAGGCGGCACAACCTGGTTCGACGTCGATGCCGCCGCCGAGACGCTGGCGCTGACGACTGCAAGGCACTGGAAGGTCGGCACGAGGCTCAATCTCGAGCGCGCGCTCAAGATTGGCGACGAGCTCGGCGGCCATATCGTCGCCGGCCATGCCGACGGTGTCGCCACCCTCGTCAGTCGCGAGGACCTGCCTGATATGGCGCGGTTCGAGCTCTCGACCACGCGGGAGCTCGCGCGCTTCATCGCCACCAAGGGCTCGATCACGCTCGACGGCGTTTCGCTGACGGTCAATACGGTGAGAGACGTGACCTTTTCGGTGCTGATCATCCCGCATACTCTGACGGTCACGACGATCGGCGGCTGGAAAGCGGGCGCCGAGGTTAATATCGAGGTCGACCTGATGGCCCGCTATGCCGCGCGGCTGACGGAAATGAAGTGA
- the ribD gene encoding bifunctional diaminohydroxyphosphoribosylaminopyrimidine deaminase/5-amino-6-(5-phosphoribosylamino)uracil reductase RibD produces the protein MIFRILEDQFAQKARESKDADRRFMQLALALGKRGQGRTWPNPAVGAVIVKDGVIIGRGWTQPGGRPHGEPEALRRAGEAARGATLYVTLEPCSHFGKSPPCADAVIAAGITRVVAAIEDPNPEVAGQGHARLRAAGITVDVGLCAAEAAFDHAGHFRRIRDKRPHVILKLAVSPDGRIGAAGGKPLAITGEAVRNRVHLLRAQSDAILVGIGTVLADDPQLNCRLPGMEARSPIRVVLDQNLRISAASQLGRSARETPLWVIGSELAEAAAATRLGAAGAQIIRVPPGSASGLDLSAVLHVLAEKGITRLMVEGGSRVAASFVAADLADEIWLFRGAEEVGPGGVDALDALPLSKITQSQAYKVHASETFGKDTLTIYERA, from the coding sequence ATGATCTTCCGGATCCTGGAGGATCAGTTCGCGCAGAAGGCCCGCGAGTCCAAGGACGCTGATCGCCGCTTCATGCAGCTTGCGCTGGCGCTGGGCAAGCGCGGGCAGGGGCGCACCTGGCCCAATCCTGCCGTGGGCGCTGTCATCGTCAAAGACGGGGTCATCATCGGCCGCGGCTGGACGCAGCCAGGCGGGCGACCGCATGGCGAGCCCGAAGCGCTGCGCCGGGCCGGCGAGGCCGCGCGAGGCGCCACGCTCTATGTCACGCTGGAGCCGTGCTCGCATTTCGGCAAGTCGCCGCCTTGCGCAGACGCGGTGATCGCCGCCGGCATCACGCGGGTGGTCGCGGCGATCGAGGATCCCAATCCGGAAGTCGCGGGCCAGGGTCATGCTCGCTTGCGCGCCGCCGGCATCACGGTGGATGTGGGTCTGTGTGCGGCAGAGGCCGCGTTCGACCACGCCGGGCATTTCCGCCGCATCCGTGACAAGCGCCCGCACGTGATCCTGAAGCTCGCGGTCTCGCCTGACGGCAGGATCGGTGCGGCTGGCGGCAAGCCGCTTGCGATCACGGGCGAGGCCGTCCGCAATCGCGTGCATCTGCTCCGCGCCCAGAGCGACGCCATCCTGGTCGGCATCGGCACGGTGCTGGCGGATGATCCGCAGCTCAATTGTCGCCTGCCGGGCATGGAAGCGCGTTCTCCCATACGCGTCGTGCTCGACCAGAATCTGCGCATTTCGGCCGCGAGCCAGCTTGGTCGTTCCGCGCGGGAGACGCCGCTCTGGGTGATCGGCTCGGAGCTTGCGGAAGCCGCCGCCGCCACGCGGCTCGGAGCGGCCGGCGCTCAGATCATCCGCGTACCGCCAGGAAGCGCTTCCGGGCTTGATCTTTCGGCCGTGCTGCATGTGCTGGCGGAGAAAGGCATCACGCGGCTGATGGTCGAGGGCGGCAGCCGCGTCGCGGCGTCCTTCGTCGCGGCCGACCTCGCCGACGAGATCTGGCTGTTCCGCGGAGCGGAAGAGGTCGGCCCGGGCGGCGTCGATGCGCTCGATGCATTGCCCCTGTCGAAAATCACGCAGTCGCAGGCCTATAAGGTTCATGCTAGCGAGACATTCGGCAAGGATACTCTCACCATCTACGAGCGCGCGTAA
- the nrdR gene encoding transcriptional regulator NrdR yields the protein MRCPNCNSLDTQVKDSRPTEDSSVIRRRRVCVACNFRFTTFERVQLRELTVIKRNGRRVPFDRDKLMRSVSISLRKRQVEPERVEKMVSTIVRELETGGEAEISSEVIGETVMEHLRTLDDVAYVRFASVYRNFREAKDFADVLGELSGEEEARLAAIRK from the coding sequence ATGCGCTGCCCGAACTGCAACAGTCTCGATACGCAGGTAAAGGACTCGCGTCCGACCGAGGACTCTTCCGTGATCCGCAGGCGGCGCGTGTGCGTCGCCTGCAATTTCCGCTTCACCACCTTCGAGCGCGTGCAGTTGCGCGAGCTCACGGTGATCAAGCGCAACGGCCGCCGCGTGCCGTTCGACCGCGACAAGCTGATGCGCTCGGTGTCGATCTCCTTGCGCAAGCGGCAGGTCGAGCCGGAGCGGGTTGAGAAGATGGTCTCCACCATCGTCCGCGAGCTCGAGACCGGTGGCGAGGCCGAGATCTCCTCCGAAGTGATCGGCGAGACCGTGATGGAGCATCTGCGCACGCTCGACGACGTCGCCTATGTGCGCTTCGCCTCGGTCTATCGCAATTTCCGCGAGGCCAAGGATTTCGCTGACGTGCTCGGCGAGCTCTCCGGTGAGGAGGAAGCGCGGCTCGCCGCGATCCGCAAATGA
- the glyA gene encoding serine hydroxymethyltransferase, protein MTSARTASAPDSFFTASLDQADPEIAAAIKGELGRQRHEVELIASENIVSRAVLEAQGSVMTNKYAEGYPGARYYGGCEWVDVAENLAIDRAKKLFGANFANVQPNSGSQMNQAVFLALLQPGDTFMGLDLAAGGHLTHGSPVNMSGKWFKAAHYTVRREDQIIDMDAVAKQAEEVKPKLIVAGGSAYSRAWDFKRFREIADSVGAYLLVDMAHFAGLVAGGVHASPVPYAHVTTTTTHKSLRGPRGGLILSNDEALAKKLNSAIFPGLQGGPLMHVIAAKAVAFGEALRPDFKIYARNVVENAKALAEAMKSHGFDIVSGGTDNHLMLVDLRPKGLKGNVSEKALVRAAITCNKNGIPFDPEKPFVTSGLRLGTPAATTRGFGVAEFQQVGGMIAEVLNAIAQSDDGKAPLVEAAIKERVKALTDRFPIYQ, encoded by the coding sequence ATGACCTCAGCCAGAACCGCCTCCGCGCCCGACTCGTTTTTCACCGCCTCGCTCGACCAGGCCGACCCGGAAATCGCCGCCGCCATCAAGGGCGAGCTCGGCCGGCAGCGCCATGAGGTCGAGCTGATCGCCTCCGAGAACATCGTCAGCCGTGCCGTGCTGGAAGCGCAGGGTTCGGTGATGACCAACAAGTACGCAGAGGGTTATCCGGGCGCGCGCTACTATGGCGGTTGTGAGTGGGTCGACGTCGCCGAGAACCTCGCGATCGATCGCGCCAAGAAGCTGTTCGGCGCCAACTTCGCCAACGTGCAGCCGAACTCCGGCAGCCAGATGAACCAGGCGGTGTTCCTGGCGCTGCTGCAGCCCGGCGACACCTTCATGGGCCTCGACCTCGCGGCCGGCGGCCATCTCACCCACGGCTCGCCCGTCAACATGAGCGGCAAGTGGTTCAAGGCCGCGCACTACACCGTGCGCCGCGAGGACCAGATTATCGATATGGACGCGGTCGCCAAGCAGGCCGAAGAGGTCAAGCCCAAGCTGATCGTCGCTGGCGGCTCGGCCTATTCGCGCGCTTGGGACTTCAAGCGTTTCCGTGAGATCGCGGACAGCGTCGGCGCGTACCTCCTGGTCGACATGGCGCACTTCGCCGGTCTCGTCGCCGGCGGCGTGCATGCCTCGCCCGTGCCGTATGCCCACGTCACCACCACCACCACGCACAAGTCGCTGCGCGGTCCGCGCGGTGGCTTGATCCTCTCGAACGACGAGGCGCTCGCCAAGAAGCTCAATTCGGCGATCTTCCCGGGCCTGCAGGGTGGGCCCCTGATGCATGTGATCGCGGCGAAGGCGGTCGCCTTCGGCGAGGCGCTGCGTCCGGACTTCAAGATCTATGCAAGGAACGTCGTCGAGAACGCCAAGGCGCTGGCCGAGGCGATGAAGAGCCACGGGTTCGATATTGTCTCCGGCGGCACCGATAACCATCTGATGCTGGTCGACCTCAGGCCGAAGGGCCTGAAGGGCAACGTCTCGGAGAAGGCGCTGGTCCGCGCCGCCATCACCTGCAACAAGAACGGCATTCCGTTCGACCCCGAAAAGCCCTTCGTCACCTCGGGCCTGCGTCTCGGCACCCCGGCGGCGACGACCCGCGGTTTCGGTGTCGCCGAATTCCAGCAGGTCGGCGGCATGATCGCCGAGGTCCTCAACGCGATCGCGCAGTCCGACGACGGCAAGGCGCCGCTGGTCGAAGCCGCGATCAAGGAACGGGTCAAGGCGCTCACCGATCGGTTCCCGATCTATCAGTAA
- a CDS encoding IS630-like element ISRj1 family transposase — MIPEAREVHLSRKDRKVLEACYRSPVTLQRDLKRARIVLLAADGRSTRSIAKEVGVQPRIVSLWRHRYADHGLEGLQDKPRPGKQPIYTKTTDKRILKLLDKPPPQGFARWTGPLLAEALGDVDVQYVWRFLRSHKIDLVARKSWCESNDPNFTAKAADVVGLYVAPPAKAIVLCVDEKPSIQALERAQGYLKLPNGRALTGQSHDYKRHGTTTLFAALEVATGKIIATHSKRRRRVEFLDFMNSVTATFPNRKLHVILDNLNTHKKNEDWLKAHPNVQFHFTPTSASWLNQVEVWFSILQGQSLSGTSFTSLKQLQEHIDAYVNAYNDRAEPFVWTKKKVRQRRFKGRRITQL; from the coding sequence ATGATACCCGAAGCAAGAGAAGTCCACCTTTCGAGGAAAGATCGCAAGGTGCTTGAGGCGTGTTATCGCTCTCCGGTGACGTTGCAGCGCGATTTGAAGCGGGCGCGGATAGTTCTGTTGGCGGCGGATGGGCGCAGCACCCGGTCGATCGCCAAGGAAGTTGGGGTCCAGCCGCGGATTGTCAGCCTTTGGCGGCATCGCTATGCCGACCATGGCCTTGAAGGGCTGCAAGACAAGCCGCGGCCTGGCAAGCAGCCGATCTATACGAAGACGACCGACAAGCGGATTCTGAAGCTGCTGGATAAGCCGCCACCGCAAGGGTTTGCGCGCTGGACCGGCCCCCTGCTGGCCGAGGCGCTGGGCGATGTCGATGTCCAATATGTCTGGCGGTTCCTGCGCAGCCACAAGATTGACCTGGTGGCTCGCAAGTCCTGGTGCGAGAGCAACGACCCGAACTTTACGGCCAAAGCCGCCGATGTTGTCGGCCTCTATGTCGCGCCGCCGGCGAAGGCCATTGTGCTGTGCGTGGACGAGAAGCCCTCGATCCAGGCTTTGGAGCGAGCGCAGGGTTATCTGAAGTTGCCCAATGGCCGCGCCTTAACCGGCCAAAGCCACGATTACAAGCGGCATGGCACCACAACATTGTTTGCGGCGCTCGAAGTCGCCACCGGAAAGATCATCGCGACCCATTCAAAACGCCGGCGCCGCGTCGAGTTTCTCGATTTCATGAACAGCGTCACCGCGACTTTTCCGAACCGCAAGCTTCACGTCATCCTCGACAACCTCAACACCCATAAAAAGAACGAGGACTGGCTCAAGGCCCACCCCAACGTGCAATTTCATTTCACGCCGACAAGTGCGTCATGGCTCAATCAGGTCGAAGTATGGTTTTCCATCTTGCAGGGGCAGTCGCTCAGCGGCACCTCCTTCACGAGCCTCAAGCAGCTTCAGGAACACATCGATGCCTACGTCAACGCATACAACGACAGAGCCGAGCCCTTCGTCTGGACCAAGAAAAAGGTCCGTCAACGCCGTTTCAAAGGCCGCCGTATCACTCAGCTCTGA
- the ldtR gene encoding transcriptional regulator LdtR, which yields MMKAVATAADTAERVSGQQGSVQSLYLEALTLVERLHRRLLDVIKDEFDRRGRADINSVQALLLYNIGDKELTAGELRTRGYYLGSNVSYNLKKLVELGFLDHQRSRVDRRSVRIRLTPQGQEVRRIVDSLYQKHVKTVEQVGGISGEEFSTLNKSLHRLERFWTDQILYRL from the coding sequence ATGATGAAAGCCGTCGCAACTGCGGCAGATACCGCAGAGCGCGTCTCCGGCCAGCAGGGTTCGGTGCAGTCGCTCTATCTGGAAGCTTTGACTCTGGTGGAGCGGCTGCATCGCCGGCTCCTCGACGTCATCAAGGATGAATTCGATCGCCGCGGCCGTGCGGACATCAACTCGGTCCAGGCGCTCCTGCTCTACAACATCGGCGACAAGGAGCTGACCGCGGGCGAGCTGCGCACGCGCGGTTACTATCTCGGCTCCAACGTCTCCTACAATCTGAAGAAGCTCGTCGAGCTCGGCTTCCTCGATCATCAGCGCTCGCGCGTTGATCGCCGCTCGGTGCGCATCCGCCTGACCCCGCAGGGCCAGGAAGTCCGCCGCATCGTCGACTCCCTCTACCAGAAGCACGTCAAGACGGTGGAGCAGGTCGGCGGCATCTCGGGCGAGGAGTTCTCGACCCTCAACAAGTCGCTGCACCGCCTCGAGCGGTTCTGGACCGACCAGATCCTGTATCGTCTCTGA